A stretch of the Ptiloglossa arizonensis isolate GNS036 chromosome 1, iyPtiAriz1_principal, whole genome shotgun sequence genome encodes the following:
- the LOC143153114 gene encoding esterase E4-like — MKIVLILFSCIVGIIATHHSPEEQPLVTAPIGQIRGSIFTSRLGRTIYSFRGVRYGESPTGHQRFQPPVPAADWQNVFDASEEGPSCPHPNGQLMSEDCLRLNVYTAKLPCESENVSRPVMVFIHPGGFYGYSGQSAVFGPQYLLDKDIVLVTINYRLGALGFLSTGDNLAPGNMGLKDQVVALRWIQRNIAAFGGNPNAVTLCGYSAGSFSIMLHMVSPMSQNLFHRAITMSATDITADIYSGIANGQKQLVKKQAELLDCPTDTTGSMLLCLYTKPVENFTDTLDSLFDWHGNPILLWKPSIEPEVRGVERFLTAHPYDLIKQGKFKQVPLILGVTENEFGTVAALYEKDAQNNGSLYEELNDNWNRLAPIIFFYERDTSRSNYISRELRRFYFNNQPINSANMKGLSEVYGDGIIIFPMFRTAKILASRSNQPVYFYKFTYKSRFSFQMWNDTTPYGVAHHDDLQYLFFMKRFFPFFERDAPENPMVDISTSMWANFVETGEPIPKNDDKFNGVTWTPFVPSRTNYLDINLHPTMKTEFFPERMRTWDRLFPLPSSNVKH, encoded by the exons ATGAAGATCGTTTTGATATTGTTCTCTTGTATCGTCGGCATTATTGCCACCCACCATTCACCGGAAGAGCAGCCATTGGTTACTGCCCCGATCGGACAAATTCGCGGTTCGATTTTCACCTCGAGACTCGGAAGgactatttactcgtttcgtggaGTAAGATACGGTGAATCACCCACCGGACATCAACGTTTTCAA CCGCCAGTTCCAGCGGCAGATTGGCAGAATGTTTTCGACGCGAGCGAGGAAGGACCCAGTTGCCCTCATCCTAATGGTCAGTTGATGTCCGAGGATTGTCTGCGTTTGAACGTGTACACCGCAAAA TTACCCTGTGAGAGCGAAAATGTATCTCGTCCGGTCATGGTGTTCATTCATCCGGGTGGTTTCTATGGCTACTCGGGACAGAGTGCGGTCTTTGGGCCACAGTATCTCTTGGACAAGGACATCGTTCTTGTTACCATCAATTATCGTCTAGGAGCGCTAG GTTTCTTGAGCACCGGTGACAACTTGGCGCCTGGAAACATGGGCCTGAAGGATCAAGTGGTGGCCCTTCGTTGGATTCAGAGGAATATTGCTGCGTTTGGTGGCAATCCAAACGCCGTCACTCTGTGCGGTTACAGTGCCGGTAGTTTCAGTATAATGCTGCACATGGTGTCCCCGATGTCCCAGAATCTGTTCCACAGAGCCATCACGATGAGCGCCACGGATATAACTGCCGACATCTACTCCGGTATTGCAAATGGACAGAAGCAGCTCGTTAAGAAGCAAGCTGAGTTGTTGGATTGTCCAACCGACACGACTGGCTCGATGTTGCTCTGCTTGTACACGAAACCTGTTGAGAACTTCACCGATACCCTGGATTCGTTGTTC GATTGGCATGGAAATCCGATTCTACTCTGGAAACCATCGATCGAGCCCGAAGTTCGTGGTGTCGAGAGATTCTTGACCGCTCATCCGTACGACCTGATCAAACAGGGGAAATTCAAACAGGTTCCGTTGATCCTCGGCGTCACGGAGAACGAGTTCGGTACTGTAGCCGCTC TTTACGAGAAGGACGCGCAGAACAATGGTTCGTTGTACGAGGAGCTTAACGACAACTGGAACCGTTTAGCCCCGATCATATTCTTCTACGAACGCGACACATCACGATCGAATTACATCAGCAGAGAATTACGACGATTCTACTTCAACAATCAGCCGATTAATTCGGCCAACATGAAAGGACTCTCCGAA GTGTACGGAGACGGTATAATTATATTCCCCATGTTCCGAACGGCCAAAATACTCGCCTCGCGATCCAACCAACCGGTGTACTTCTACAAATTCACCTACAAATCGCGCTTCAGCTTCCAGATGTGGAATGACACAACACCCTAtg GTGTGGCGCATCACGACGATTTGCAGTACCTCTTCTTCATGAAGAGATTCTTCCCCTTTTTCGAACGCGACGCGCCCGAAAACCCAATGGTGGACATCTCTACCTCTATGTGGGCGAACTTCGTGGAAACTGGTGAACCGATACCTAAGAACGACGACAAGTTTAACGGGGTAACATGGACCCCGTTCGTACCATCGCGAACCAATTACTTGGACATCAATCTCCATCCAACCATGAAAACCGAGTTCTTCCCCGAGAGAATGCGTACATGGGACAGATTGTTCCCATTACCGTCGAGCAACGTGAAACACTGA